From Pseudomonas sp. LS1212, the proteins below share one genomic window:
- the speE gene encoding polyamine aminopropyltransferase, which yields MSEYLETLYEGYGQRFSMEKLLHEVRTEHQHLVIFQNARMGRVMALDGVIQTTEADEFIYHEMLTHVPILAHGTARRVLIIGGGDGGMLREVAKHRSIEHITMVEIDGTVVDMCKEFLPDHSKGAFEDPRLNLVIDDGMRFVSTTQEKFDVIISDSTDPIGPGEVLFSENFYQACHRCLNEGGILVTQNGTPFMQLSEVQTTAGRMRSLFPDWHFYQAAVPTYIGGAMTFAWGATDTAYRKLPLETLRQRFAGSGIVTRYYNPEIHIGAFALPQYVLQAVNKPSND from the coding sequence ATGAGCGAATACCTCGAGACATTGTACGAAGGCTACGGCCAGCGTTTCAGCATGGAAAAACTCCTGCACGAAGTGCGCACTGAACACCAGCACCTGGTGATCTTCCAGAACGCGCGCATGGGGCGAGTCATGGCTCTGGACGGGGTTATCCAGACCACCGAAGCCGACGAGTTCATCTACCACGAGATGCTCACCCATGTGCCGATTCTGGCCCATGGCACCGCCAGGCGCGTGCTGATCATCGGCGGCGGCGATGGCGGCATGCTGCGTGAAGTGGCCAAGCACCGCAGCATCGAGCACATCACCATGGTCGAAATCGACGGTACCGTGGTGGATATGTGCAAGGAGTTCCTGCCCGACCACTCCAAGGGCGCTTTTGAGGATCCACGCCTGAACCTGGTGATCGATGACGGCATGCGTTTCGTCTCGACCACCCAGGAGAAGTTCGATGTCATCATCTCCGACTCCACCGACCCGATCGGCCCGGGCGAGGTGTTGTTCTCCGAAAACTTCTACCAGGCCTGCCATCGCTGCCTGAACGAAGGCGGCATTCTGGTGACCCAGAACGGCACCCCCTTCATGCAACTCAGTGAAGTGCAAACCACGGCCGGCCGCATGCGCAGCCTGTTCCCCGATTGGCACTTCTACCAGGCGGCGGTTCCAACCTACATCGGCGGGGCCATGACGTTCGCCTGGGGCGCGACCGACACCGCCTACCGCAAGTTGCCGCTGGAAACCCTGCGTCAGCGCTTTGCCGGCAGCGGGATCGTGACGCGCTACTACAACCCCGAGATTCACATCGGGGCGTTCGCCTTGCCACAATATGTGCTGCAGGCAGTGAACAAGCCAAGCAACGACTGA
- a CDS encoding methylated-DNA--[protein]-cysteine S-methyltransferase, protein MYYRYHPSPIGQLLLAGDEAGLRLVHMDAAQPWELADDWYPASNQLDAACRQLDEYFAGRRERFELQLAPRGTPFQQQVWQALLAIPYGRTCSYAQLAQTIERPRAIRAVGTANGANPIAVIVPCHRVIGSNGTLTGYAGGLERKQQLLQLEGAWLI, encoded by the coding sequence ATGTACTACCGCTATCACCCAAGCCCCATCGGCCAACTGTTGCTCGCTGGAGATGAAGCGGGACTGCGCCTGGTGCATATGGACGCCGCGCAACCCTGGGAACTGGCTGACGACTGGTACCCGGCGAGCAATCAGCTCGATGCGGCCTGTCGCCAGCTCGATGAGTATTTCGCAGGCCGCCGTGAGCGTTTCGAGCTGCAACTGGCACCCCGTGGCACGCCGTTCCAGCAACAGGTCTGGCAGGCACTGCTGGCCATTCCCTACGGCCGCACCTGCAGTTATGCACAACTGGCCCAGACCATCGAGCGCCCCAGGGCGATTCGCGCCGTGGGCACCGCCAATGGTGCCAACCCGATCGCCGTGATCGTTCCCTGCCATCGCGTCATCGGCAGCAATGGCACGCTGACCGGCTACGCCGGCGGCCTGGAGCGCAAGCAACAACTGCTGCAGCTCGAAGGCGCCTGGCTGATCTGA
- a CDS encoding DUF3509 domain-containing protein, producing MDLIQQKFASLFSAYEVTTQARPDGAVLLTLRSADGKQIKRSISYAQLHAPEQLSWFISALRRDLAEQASELPAISMLQSQNRFALPTYHST from the coding sequence ATGGACCTCATCCAGCAAAAATTCGCTTCATTGTTCTCTGCGTATGAAGTCACTACCCAGGCACGCCCGGATGGCGCTGTACTGTTGACGCTGCGCAGTGCGGACGGCAAACAGATCAAGCGATCCATTTCTTATGCCCAGCTGCACGCGCCGGAACAATTGTCCTGGTTTATCAGTGCACTGCGCCGTGACTTGGCGGAACAGGCCAGTGAGTTGCCGGCCATCTCCATGCTGCAGAGCCAGAATCGCTTTGCGTTGCCGACTTATCATTCGACGTAG